AACCCCTGCTTCGAGCAATTCGGCCACAATACTGATCAGGCCGGAGCCGCAGATGCCTTTAGGCTTAACGTGGTCGATAGTGATGATCATCGGCTCCAGGGTTTCAGCGTCGATGTGGAAATTGTCGATGGCCCCGGATGAAGCCCGCATTCCGTATTTGATCCCCCCTCCTTCAAAGGCGGGACCGGCAGAGCAGGCGGCGCAGATCATCCAGTCGTCGTTGCCGACCACAATTTCACCGTTGGTGCCGATATCGATGAATAGGGTTAGGGCTGGATTTTTGTACATTTGACATGCATGGACCCCTGAGACGATGTCGCCGCCGACGTAACTGGCCACCGAGGCATAGAGGAAGAGACGCATGGATGGGTGAGCGTCGATGCCGAGTGCTGCGGCACGGGTCAGGGGCATCTGGTTGCAGATCGGTACATAGGGTGCTTCGCGGATGAATTTTGGGTTCAAGCCGAGCAGCAGGTGACTCATGATGGTGTTTCCTGCTGCCATGATGTAGGTGATGTCTGAGGCAATGATCGATGCGTTGGCACAGATAGTGGCAATGATCTTGTTGATCGAGGCAACTACTTTTTCTTGGAGGGATTTTAAGCCTCCAGGCCGTTGGGAGTAGATGATTCGGGAAATGACGTCCTCGCCGTGGCTGATCTGACCGTTATAGGCAGAGGCCTCGGCAATGACCTTGCCGGTGTTGAGATCGATGAGGACCCCGCCGATGGTGGTGGTGCCGATGTCTACCGCCATGCCGTAGAACCTGCTGGTGGTGTTCCCCGGCTCAATGGCGATGATCCGGTCCGGCTCTTCCGCACGCTTGCCCCGGAGGAGGATTACCGTGACTTGCCAATTGGACTGGCGGAGGATAAAGGGCAGATCGTGCAGCAGTGCCGGGTGGTCGTAGGTCGGCTCTGCGCACTCGAAGCAGCCTTTTTTAATCGCCCGCATCAGGCGTTGCAAGTCCGGGACATTGTCCTCGATGGTGGGTGGGTCAATAGTGAGGAACCGCTTCTCTACCGGCGGGTCAATATCCCAGGTGCCGACCAAGGAATCCAAGGAACGGGCAGGGATCGCCCTGGTGGTCTTTGGTTTTCGTTTCAGATCTCGCCCGGTGGCCGTGGTTTTGGCCGGAATCTCTACTGTCAGGTCGGAAACGATGGTGGTCTTGCACGCCAGGGAATAACCTTCGGTACGTTCCTGCTCGGAGAGGAGGGAGTGCTGAGTTCGCTGAACCTCGCCAGTTACCACCTTGACTTTGCACTTACCGCAGACCCCGTCACCGCCGCAGGTAGCTGGCACGTAGACGCCGCCACGGGCTGCCACGTCGAGAAGATTCTCGCCGGCCGTGGCCTCAATGATGATATTGTCGGGCAGAAAATGGACGGTGCGTTGCATAGGCGGAACTCCAGAAAGGACTATCAAAAAGAGAAAAAATCGCGTAAATCGAGTATTAATTTATTGTTAATACCATCAACCTTCCGCCCTTTATACCCCAAGCCGTTACCGTTTTTCAATGGGATAATCTACCTATGCACCAGTTACTGATGCCGGCTTATGCCGGGTTTGTCCAGTTTGATGTTATTGCCGGGGCCTATCAGGATAACCTGGCCTCTGTCCGGAGGTTGCTTGATGGGTTGAATCCCGGTCCCGGCAGTCTGATCGTGTTGCCTGAATTGTGGGCCACAGGGTTTGCGTATGATCGTCTGGCAGAACTTGCGGAGGTCATCCCCGACATGGTGGCCGCCCTCCAGGACGAGGCGGCACGATATCAGTGTGTGATCGCTGGATCTCTCCCTGAGTATGACCGTGTGGCGCAGCTATGCTATAATACACTCTTTCTTGTTGGTTCGCAGGGAATCCAAGGTTCATACCGCAAGCAGCAGCTTTTCAGCCCTATGGCAGAGGACCTGCATTTCACGCCTGGTGATGCCCCGCAGCCGGTTATGACAGAATTGGGCCTTGTTGCTTGCCTTATCTGTTATGATTTGCGATTTCCTGATCTGGCGCGCCGACAAGTCGGACTTGGTGCCGGGTTGATTGTGGTTTCTGCCCAGTGGCCTTCGGTGCGCCAGGAACATTGGCGCACTTTGCTTAAGGCCCGAGCCATCGAGAATCAGGCCTTTGTGGTGGCCAGTAACCGATGCGGTATGACCGGAGATACCAGCTTTGGTGGCGGTTCTGTAATTATTGATCCCTCTGGCCGGCTTCTTGCCGAGGCGGGTGGTGATGAAGAGTGTGGATTAGTTCGTCTTGAGCCCCAGGCCATTGCCGAGGTCAGGCAGAAGTTCTGCACGGTTAGGGAATCCCCCTATCGTCATTATGATCAGGATAAGGTCATGACTCTGCCAGCAGTGCAACAGGAGTTGGCACAGCTTCAGTCTATTGGCAAACGGGTTGTTTTTACTAACGGCTGCTTCGATATCCTTCATCAGGGGCATGTTACTTATTTGGAGGCGGCGCGGCGGCAGGGAGATTGTCTGGTGGTGGGACTTAACAGCGATGACTCCATTCGCGCGATTAAGGGCCCGGAGCGGCCGGTCAATCGGGAGGAAAGTCGGGCCCGGGTGCTGGCGGCCCTAGGGTGTGTCGATTATGTAGTAATCTTCGGGGAGGAGACCCCCTTGCGCCTGATTACCGAACTTCTGCCAGATGTCCTGGTCAAGGGAGCGGACTGGCCGGTGGAAAAAATCGTTGGGGCCACCGAGGTTATAGCCCATGGCGGCACGGTGACCACCATCCCCATGGTGGCGGATTGTTCCACTACGGGGATGATTGAGTTGATTCGCAGGAGGTGATGGCTATGCAGCCAATCAACATTCAGCAACTGGTGGAAGACACCCTAGAGTTGATGCGGGAGAGTGTTAGCACCCACATCCTGGTACCCATCAATTTTGTGCAACTGGCGGCTATTATTCTACTGTTCATGGCGGCTCGGCTCCTGGCGCCTAAGGTTGAAAGGGCGTACGAGGAGTGGTGTGCGCGCCGAGGTAAGGCGATCACCCCGGGTACTATCGGTCGGGTCGTGGTCAAGCTCATCCTGCCGGCGGTGTGGTTGGTTTTCCTCTGGCTGGTGGTGATGATTTCCCGGGCGGCAGGTCTGCCAAACCACATTATGACCATCGCCATGAGCCTTCTCTCTGCGTGGTTGGTGATCAGGCCAGCTGGCATCCTGTTTAAAAATCCTCTTCTTGCCAAGAGCATCGCCTTTACCGCCTGGGTAATTGCCGCTCTGAATATTCTGAATCTATTGGACAAGACGCTGTCTCTGCTGTCCAAGGTCTCTTTCAATATCGGCAAGCACCCTCTTTCCTTGCTGGCGATCCTGCAAGGTATTCTTCTGTTTGCGCTCCTTATCTGGCTGGCCGCTCTGGTAACCACCTTTATCGAGCGGAAGATGACAGGGAACCAGTTCTTGAGCCCGTCGATCAAGGTCCTCTCTACCAAGCTGATTAAAATTGCTTTGGTCATGACCGCGGTATTGACATCTCTGTCGGCGGTGGGCATTGATCTCACCGCCTTTGCGGTTTTTGGTGGCGCCATTGGTGTCGGTATCGGTCTCGGTCTGCAGAAGGCAGTGGCTAATTTTACCAGCGGCATCATGCTGCTGCTCGATAAGTCCATCAAGCCGGGCGATGTTATCTCGGTTGGCAATACTTACGGTTTTGTCAAGTCCTTAAACGCCCGGTATGTATCGATTGAGACCAGGAGTGGAGTTGAGCACCTCATCCCCAACGAAGACCTTATTGTGCAGCGAGTTGAGAATTGGACCTTCAGTAATAATCGGGTGCGGCTTAATGTGCCGGTCGGGGTTCATTATCAGTCCGATGTCAAGCTTGCGATGAAGCTCTGTGTCGAGGCGGCAGTTTATACTCCCCGGGTATTGGACGACCCTAAGCCGATATGTTTGATGACCGGGTTTGGTGATAGTTCCGTGGACTTGGATGTCAGGTTTTGGATTAATGATCCGG
The window above is part of the Desulfobulbaceae bacterium genome. Proteins encoded here:
- a CDS encoding DUF4445 domain-containing protein, producing the protein MQRTVHFLPDNIIIEATAGENLLDVAARGGVYVPATCGGDGVCGKCKVKVVTGEVQRTQHSLLSEQERTEGYSLACKTTIVSDLTVEIPAKTTATGRDLKRKPKTTRAIPARSLDSLVGTWDIDPPVEKRFLTIDPPTIEDNVPDLQRLMRAIKKGCFECAEPTYDHPALLHDLPFILRQSNWQVTVILLRGKRAEEPDRIIAIEPGNTTSRFYGMAVDIGTTTIGGVLIDLNTGKVIAEASAYNGQISHGEDVISRIIYSQRPGGLKSLQEKVVASINKIIATICANASIIASDITYIMAAGNTIMSHLLLGLNPKFIREAPYVPICNQMPLTRAAALGIDAHPSMRLFLYASVASYVGGDIVSGVHACQMYKNPALTLFIDIGTNGEIVVGNDDWMICAACSAGPAFEGGGIKYGMRASSGAIDNFHIDAETLEPMIITIDHVKPKGICGSGLISIVAELLEAGVIDQQGKFDRNRKHPRIREGADGYEFVLAWAQDTMMGEDLMITEVDLDNLIRAKGAMFAGYVTLLESVGMTFTDLERVVLAGNFGAYIDLERAISIGLLPDIDRDKFFYLGNASLLGAQISLTDHKRFRERTMVSSLMTNMELSENPQFMDHYMASLFLPHTNMEIFPTVSKRLAELQ
- the rfaE2 gene encoding D-glycero-beta-D-manno-heptose 1-phosphate adenylyltransferase, with translation MHQLLMPAYAGFVQFDVIAGAYQDNLASVRRLLDGLNPGPGSLIVLPELWATGFAYDRLAELAEVIPDMVAALQDEAARYQCVIAGSLPEYDRVAQLCYNTLFLVGSQGIQGSYRKQQLFSPMAEDLHFTPGDAPQPVMTELGLVACLICYDLRFPDLARRQVGLGAGLIVVSAQWPSVRQEHWRTLLKARAIENQAFVVASNRCGMTGDTSFGGGSVIIDPSGRLLAEAGGDEECGLVRLEPQAIAEVRQKFCTVRESPYRHYDQDKVMTLPAVQQELAQLQSIGKRVVFTNGCFDILHQGHVTYLEAARRQGDCLVVGLNSDDSIRAIKGPERPVNREESRARVLAALGCVDYVVIFGEETPLRLITELLPDVLVKGADWPVEKIVGATEVIAHGGTVTTIPMVADCSTTGMIELIRRR
- a CDS encoding mechanosensitive ion channel, whose amino-acid sequence is MAMQPINIQQLVEDTLELMRESVSTHILVPINFVQLAAIILLFMAARLLAPKVERAYEEWCARRGKAITPGTIGRVVVKLILPAVWLVFLWLVVMISRAAGLPNHIMTIAMSLLSAWLVIRPAGILFKNPLLAKSIAFTAWVIAALNILNLLDKTLSLLSKVSFNIGKHPLSLLAILQGILLFALLIWLAALVTTFIERKMTGNQFLSPSIKVLSTKLIKIALVMTAVLTSLSAVGIDLTAFAVFGGAIGVGIGLGLQKAVANFTSGIMLLLDKSIKPGDVISVGNTYGFVKSLNARYVSIETRSGVEHLIPNEDLIVQRVENWTFSNNRVRLNVPVGVHYQSDVKLAMKLCVEAAVYTPRVLDDPKPICLMTGFGDSSVDLDVRFWINDPENGLAPAISAVLVRIWDLFHEQGIEIPYPQRDIHIKTPLFLSRAERHGERDSSEIASTSKESMSR